A window of Vicinamibacteria bacterium contains these coding sequences:
- a CDS encoding Gfo/Idh/MocA family oxidoreductase: MPARAVRWGLVGCGDIAEKRVARALRECSASSLHAVAGRRAEQAADFALRHGAARSYPDWRDLLGDADIDAVYVATPVRLHAEQAVAAAEAGKHVLCEKPMALDVAGCQRMVDAARGNAVKLGVAYYRHLYPVVMRLRELLGSGEIGRPVLGHVQAFELFAPAPDGPRSWLLRKADSGGGPLMDFGCHRIEVLLNLLGPVERVQGFPGKVRFPEREVEDTCVAYLGFPSGAAAVLSVSHAAQEARDSLEIFGTKGSVHVEVLNQGGLRIVTPSHTREERHPPHPNLHQPLIEDFVDAVLSGRDPAVTGEIGLEVNRVIAAAYAR; encoded by the coding sequence ATGCCGGCGCGGGCAGTCCGCTGGGGCTTGGTCGGGTGCGGCGACATCGCCGAGAAGCGCGTAGCGCGGGCGCTGCGCGAGTGCTCGGCCAGCTCACTCCACGCGGTCGCGGGCCGGCGGGCCGAGCAGGCCGCCGATTTTGCGCTCCGTCATGGGGCGGCCCGCTCGTACCCGGATTGGAGGGACCTGCTCGGGGACGCGGATATCGACGCCGTGTACGTCGCCACCCCCGTCCGCCTCCACGCCGAACAAGCCGTGGCCGCCGCCGAGGCCGGAAAGCACGTGCTGTGCGAGAAGCCGATGGCCCTCGACGTGGCCGGCTGCCAGCGCATGGTGGACGCCGCCCGAGGCAACGCCGTGAAGCTAGGCGTCGCCTACTATCGCCACCTCTATCCCGTCGTGATGCGTCTGCGGGAGCTGCTGGGTTCGGGCGAGATCGGTCGCCCCGTGCTCGGCCACGTCCAAGCCTTCGAGCTCTTCGCTCCCGCTCCCGACGGCCCCCGTTCCTGGCTCCTACGCAAGGCCGACTCGGGCGGGGGGCCGCTGATGGACTTCGGCTGCCATCGCATCGAGGTCTTGCTGAACCTGCTGGGGCCGGTGGAGCGTGTGCAAGGGTTTCCCGGCAAGGTGCGCTTCCCCGAGCGCGAGGTCGAGGACACCTGCGTCGCCTACCTCGGCTTCCCTTCCGGCGCCGCGGCCGTGCTCTCCGTCAGCCATGCCGCGCAGGAGGCACGCGATAGCCTGGAGATCTTCGGCACCAAAGGCTCCGTCCATGTGGAGGTCCTCAATCAGGGTGGGCTGCGCATCGTCACCCCCTCTCACACCCGGGAGGAGCGGCACCCCCCGCACCCCAACCTGCACCAACCCCTGATCGAGGACTTCGTGGATGCCGTGCTCAGCGGCCGAGACCCTGCGGTCACGGGCGAGATCGGCCTCGAGGTGAACCGCGTGATCGCGGCGGCCTACGCCCGATGA